One window of the Magnolia sinica isolate HGM2019 chromosome 19, MsV1, whole genome shotgun sequence genome contains the following:
- the LOC131234943 gene encoding zinc finger A20 and AN1 domain-containing stress-associated protein 4 — protein MAEEHRLQTPEGHRLCANNCGFFGCPATLNLCSKCYRDLCLKEEQASSAKVAFEKSLNGGIPAPVNSPLDLTETDDDRLSPLSLPSASPSSSSGSAQAPSGEQNRCSSCRKRVGLTGFRCRCGTTFCGVHRYPEQHGCTFDFKAVGREEIARANPLVKARKLDKI, from the coding sequence ATGGCGGAGGAGCACCGATTGCAAACACCCGAGGGCCACCGTCTCTGCGCGAACAACTGCGGATTCTTCGGTTGTCCCGCAACCCTCAACCTCTGCTCCAAATGCTACAGAGACCTCTGCCTCAAAGAAGAGCAGGCCTCGTCCGCGAAGGTCGCCTTCGAGAAGTCGCTTAACGGAGGAATCCCAGCCCCTGTGAACTCCCCGTTAGATCTAACGGAAACAGATGACGACCGTCTGAGCCCACTATCTCTGCCGTCAGCGTCGCCCTCGTCGTCGTCTGGCTCGGCTCAAGCCCCCTCCGGGGAGCAGAACCGCTGCTCTTCCTGTCGAAAGCGCGTCGGTCTGACTGGTTTCCGGTGCCGGTGCGGGACCAccttctgtggggtccaccggtacCCGGAGCAGCACGGGTGCACCTTCGATTTCAAGGCTGTCGGGAGGGAGGAGATCGCCCGGGCCAATCCTCTCGTTAAAGCCCGGAAGCTCGACAAGATCTAG